The DNA segment ATAAATGCAATCGGAATCAAGATAATAGGAACAACTTTTCCGAGTGCCTTGAGAATTTCGGAAGTATCCAGTGTCCAAATTAACGATACTGCCATCAGAAAATAAAGTAATATTGGAAGTAGCAAAACAAATTCTAGTTTGATGCCTCCCTTTCTTGAGCTTACAATTGCCGCCAAAACAAATAATGCTACTGCAAAGCTATTCACCGCATGACCCAAAGGCAACACGAGAAGCATCAGTAGCAGGAAGAAAAATGCTTTATTTTGAAGCGTTTCTTTTTTTAGATTCTGATAGACATTTTTCAAAAAGTTCAAGATATTGTCCATTTATTTTATCCCAATTAAAATCGTTTTCAATCGCTTCAAAATTATTCTTAATCCAATTAAGTTTTTCCGACCTCTTCGCAGTATTCAGTAAAGTCTGAACTTCTTTGGCATCCTTAAAGTAAAATGCATTGTCCTTGAGTACACCTCTATTAAAATCATTGTTGTGAGCTGCAATCAGCGCATTTGAAGCCATTGCCTCAAGTAACGAAGGGTTTGTACCTCCTACCGAATGTCCGTGGAAATAGAGCTTTGAGTAATTTCTAAGATTATTAAGATGTTCTAAATTGTAGATTCCACCCACAAATCTGATAAAAGGGTATTGCTTAAATTTAGACTTTAAATATTCGCCATATTTGGTATCATGGTTTCCAATGACTAGAATTGGCGTCTGATCTTGCTCACTATTGAGAGCAACACCTTCAAGCACCATATCCATATTATTTTCAGGCTCAAAACGTGCCATCACCATATTATAATTTCCAACTTCTACATTGTAATCCTTGAGCATTTCTACGTTTGGATTGTAAAAAGCATGTGCTCCGTAAGCTATATAAGTAGACTCTTTTTTGTATTGCTTTTGCAAAAATGTTTGAATTCCCAAAGAATCTGATACCAGATGATCACTGCTCATCGCGGCAAGCCTTTCGGCAAATTTGAGAAATTGACGCACTTTGGCTGAATATTTAGAACGCTTCCATTCCAAACCATCCATATTGGTGATGATAATTGAATTTTTAGGAAGTAAAAAATACCAAATAGAGTTGCTAGTATAACCTAGCTGTAAAATGATATCGAAATTTCGTTTTCGAGAATCCATAATACAGTTGTAATCATAGATAAACTGTCCAAAAGTTCCCATTTTATGTTCGGGATCATTTTGATGAATTATTTTGACACCGTGAAAATCTATTTCTTGATACGGATGATTGTGTGAATTATATACAGAAACATCATGTCCTTGCTGCACGAGATAAACCGAGAAAAATTCGGCAAATTGCTCAAAACCTCCGTAGTAGTTAGGAACACCTCTTGTGCCTAATATTGCTATCTTCATAAAATTTTCTGCCGTGATGACGACTTTAAATATTTATTAATCTAAAATTTCTTCAAAGATTTTTTCAATCTTTTCTGTGTGTTTCTCCAATGTAAATGTAGAATATACACGCTCTTTTCCTGCTTTTCCAAAACGATTCTGCAAGTCTTTATCAACAATAAGTTTCTCCAAATATTCTGCTAGAGAATCTGCATTATTATTTTCGAATAAAAATCCAGTTTCTCCCGGAAGCACAATTTCGGTGAGTCCGCCGTGATTGGCAGCTACAACCGGCTTTGCATGCAACATCGCTTCAATCGCCACCATCCCGAAAGGTTCTGGCTCGGTAGAAGGCACCGAAGCAATATCTATCGAAGCCCAAAAATCATTGATATTCGTTTGGAACGGAATTATTACAACGCGCTCTTGAAGTTTAAATTCTGCCACTCTGGCAATTAAATCCTCTTCAAAAAATTCTTGATTAGGCGGTGCCGATCCAATAAAGACTAATTTAATTTCAGGATATTTGGTTGCTATTTTATTAAAAGCTTCCAATAACAACTGCTGTCCTTTCCAACTATTTATACGGCCCACGAGCCCAATAACAGTTTGCTCATTGCTAACTTTGAAGAATTTAGTTCGAATATTCTCAATTGTTTCAGTTGAAATTTCTTCGTATTTTGAAACATCAAGGCCATTCCAAACAAAATCTGATTTTGCGGTCAATTTATCGTTGCCTTCTATCCAAAAACGCATGGTTTCTTTGGAATCGTAAATGGCTACATCATTATACTCTGAACTTAGAAGTTTCTTGAAGGTTTGGTTAATTAACTTTGGCTTAGCCAAAATCTCCTGAACATGCCACAAGTGCTTTATATTGAATTTTCTTGCGAATAAGATTCCAATTAAAACTGCCAAAGTATGAGAATAGACTAGACTGAAATTGTATTTCTTGTGCAAATCTTCCAACGCTTTCATTCCGTCTTGATACTCTTGAGCAAACTTTAGAATCCCTGCAGGCGTAAACATTTTACGGTAAAGTTTTAGAACTGGAGCAATAATAACTGTAATGTCATTTTTTCTAAGTTCATCAGTAAGCGGACCTTCAAAAGGTATTACAACAATTGGTTTGTATTTTGTTTTATCCAAACTGCATATAAACATCAGAATGGTTTTGTCTGAACCATATAACTCAGCTGACTGATGCAGGAATAGTATGTTTTTCATTATCGATTAGATATTTGCGATAGGCGATTAAAAGCCCAATTAAAATAGATTTTGTTTCGGTTAGATTATAAAAGCCCAAAAATACCCAATTGGAAATAAATAAGAATATTCCAGTTCCTAAAAAGAGTAAATTTATCATTCGGACTTTGGGGTTTGTACTTTTTCGATTTATAAAAAAGAAAAATATAGTGTACAGATATATAAAAATTCCCACCAAACCAGATTTTAAGAACACGATCATAAAACCGTTGTGTAGAATTGAAATAAAGCGCAGTCGCATATCTCCCAAATACACATATTGTTTTAAATCGATTTTTGAACCTAGACCACGACCAAAAAGTATAGCCATTGTTCCATCTGTAGAAACTTGTCTAATGGTTTGAATATTTTCGTAAGATCTATAATTGTCATTGAAATCTTTGTAATCCTTGCGATTGATGTGAGTTTTAAAAGGTTCGAGCGGCGCTACTTGAATTTTATAAAGTAGTCCTTCAAAACCTTTGGCAGACCGTCGCGGATTTGAATTTACAACTGCAGAATAAGCCACAATTCCTGTAATAAAGAGAGATGCGAAAATTATAATCGACTTTTTATTGACCGCAAAAATTCCTTTTAGTGCCAAATACAAGATCATTACCTGCAGGAAATTGGTTCGAGACAGATACATCAGCGCCGAAAATCCGACAATGGTTGTCAATATATATAGTTTCTTTTTAGAATATTCTAAACCAAATTCTTTATGAAAAATGAGCAGAAGCACTACATATATTTCGTAATCACTAAAGTATCCCGAATAAAATCGAAGATCGGCAACGGTGCGTGCGTGGTGAATAAAGATTGCGGAGAAAATTGTGTAAATATGAAAAACCGCTATGAATACGCCGGTATTCACGATCATATTCATCGCAAATTTATGGTTGTATTTAAATAATTGATAACCGACCAAAAATCCAATAATTGGTTTGGATAAATAGGTAATATCTCTGAATACAAAATAAATTTCGGTGCCTTTGTATCTAAAATGAGATATAAAAGCGATGATTAAAATGATAATGTAAGGGACGATTAACTTTAGAATTTCAAAAGAATATTTCTTCTGTAATGTCAATACAAATGTCAACGACCATGTAAAAAAGGTAAGTTCAAAATTACCGATATAGGGTACAGCAATACACGCCACATAGAGCAACTGCCAGAAAATATTTGGAGGAAGTTGTAGTTTCATTTATACTATTGCCTTTATCACTTTTGCGGGAACGCCACCAATTACTGAATTTGCAGGAAATATTCCGTTGACCACGGCTCCAGCAGCAACCACACAATTATCTCCAATTTGGCACCCATCTAGAAAAGTGACCCTCGCTCCTACCCAAATATTATTGCCAAGGATAATTCCTTTAGAATTGACCCCTTGCTCCCGAATTAGCTTCGAAGTATCTCGAAAATTATGATTCTCAGAATGGAAACTAACAAACGAGCCCATGATCACGTCGTTGCCAATCGTAATTCCGCCTGGAGCACCAAAATGGCAAAAATCGCCAACCGCTGAGTTGTTTCCCATAGTCATGCCCTTACCATAAGTGGCAAGATGCGATGTTGATAAAAGTTTGGAATACATTCCGATTTTTGCATTGTCTCCAAGTATGATTTTATTTGATGCATACCCATCCAAAATCGTGTGCGCTTCGATTGTCACGTTCGACCCGAAAGCAAAATTTGATTTATTTCGAATTTTGACATCAGCACCAAGAAAGACTTTTTTACGCAGAAATAAAATTCCGCGGAGCAGCATAAATAGTCTTGTTTGAAAGGTATATAATATTAAACCATCCGGAATATTTGAATCTATTTCGTAGGTTTTACCTTTCTTATGCAAGATCTTTTGCAGCGTCTTCTTGAGCATTAGTATTGATGACTTTTTTTGAATAAAATTATAGCAGTTTCCTTGCTATCGTTCTTTGTACCGAAGCACAAAAAATAAGTATGCAAAGCTAATTATTAATTCAGAAATAATTATAGCCCAAATAACGGCAAATAATTCATAATAGACGAGTGAAACGACCACTAATAACAAAATCAGCAAGGTCTGTACAAATGAAATTCGCACATAAACTTTGTTATGATTCATGGCCAACAAAAGCTGTTTAAGAGGAACTTGAAGTGCCTGAATAGCAGGAATTAGAAGTGCTAACAGCAATAGAGCCGTAAGTTTCAACATGTCGGCTTTTGTAAAATAATTAATAATTTCGACCTTATAAGTTGCAATCACAATTAGACAGACAAATATAAATACCGCATTGATTCCGTTTGAGACTGCCCAATATTTGACTGTTCGTTTATAACTTTCCTGCATACCATAGCAAATTTTCGGGTACAAGAAGTTGAAGGATAACAGGATATATGTTCTGAAAATCCCCACAATTTGCTCAATCACTTTGTACTGTCCCGCCATCACATTACTTCCCAACCAGCCGATGAGCATTATTGGCAGATACATTTGCAAGGAAGTGAAAAGTTGAGAGGTGAAAATTTGGAAATTTTGCACAATATACTTTCGAGCAGAAACGAAATTTTTGCTTAATATTTTAAATTTATAATGAATATTCAAATAAATAAGCATTCCAACATTTGCTATAATAGCTCCTAATCCCCAATACAAATTGACAAAAACATAATCTCCTTCTTCACGAATAAAGAAAAAGATAAAGCTGAGATAGAGCAGTTTTGAAGCTACATTGACAACTGTAATTAGCTTATAGTTTTCCACACCTTGCAAAAACCAGACTGGATTGAGCACCTGACCAACTAGTATGCTTAACGTAAATATGTAAAGTAAAAACTCATCTTTGAAGTAGGGAATTGTGAAAAATAAGATGCTACAAAATCCTATTATTATAAAAAGCATAATAGTTTTTGCCAGCTGAGTGGTCGAAAATATTTCGGAAACTGTAACTTTATTATCCCGCTGCAGCGAAATTTCTCGCACAGAGATAATTTCACTTCCATAATCGATAAAAACAATCAGAAAGAATGCTAAGGACAGCGCCACGCCAATCTTTCCGTAATTTTCTATTCCACAAATAGCAATAATATAGGGAACGACTAGAATTGGAGTTACGAGATTAAAAGCTTGCCCAAATCCGTACACAGACAAATCGCTAAGCTTTTTGTTTCGGTATAGATTTCGGAGTTTTGCTTTTATCATTCTAATATTTTATAATTATTATCAGGATACAACTTCGGTGAGCGCTACAGTAAGCAGAAATATAATCAGTAGATTAACTATTACTAATCCCAAACTATAGTTTTGGAAGAAGATTATTGTTAGAAAATCTCGCACTTCTTTTTCTGATATTACTGTGGATAACAGATGGCCTGAACTTCCTTCAACAACTTCTCAGTAGGATAAAAATATGGTGTTTTAAATTTTCCTGCTTCATATTTAATTTCTAATGTGCCGTTTACCGGGTCAACAGTTGCTGGAAACTCTTTGGTATCAATAAAATAATCAAAAAATTTATCCCCTTGTATTACGAACGACATTCCTTGATATAACATGGTAACATTTTTAACACTAATATCTTTCTGATCTTTATTTATACCAAAATCAATTCGAATATTAGTTGGAACAACTTCTTGTGGCAGGTGAAATGCGACTTTTTGGAATTTATCCCCACCATCAATTCCTGTCCAAACCGCCATGGTTCCATCAAACTCATTGCTTTTATCTTCTGTATAATACACAGCAAAATCATCTTTAGCTGAAACTTTCGCTTCGATCTCCACAATAAAATTAGGCTCTAAAACTTGCGTAATCACTTCTTTGGGTACTTCTACCTTTTTTTCGTTTTTGCAAGCTGAGAAAGTGACCAAAGCTACTACGACTAAGCACATCGACTGTATTTTCATATATAAATTTTTTGTAAAAGTATTCATTAATTGGTTGGTGGGTTCCCTATTTCTGCTTATTTATTTGAACTGAGTTAACAATTGCATTCCTGTCATTTCCATTAATATTGACATCATTATCATACTCAATCTTCAACACAATCATCTGATTAACTTCTGAAGTGTAATTTACAACTAATCCCGAATTATTTTCTTTATTATCTAAAAATCCACTTCCCACTACTTCTCCATTTATAATAATATTAAAGTGAGCATTTTCATTATTGATGGGTTCAGCAGGCAAACTTTTACCGCGCATAATTATGGAATAATTGCCTTTTGCAAGTGTCATTTTCGGATAGGTATAAGTTGAATTGCTTACAAATATCATTGCACCACTACCATCAAATTGAGCATCTTGAAACAGGTTCATATTTAAAAATGGAGAGTCTCCGTTTTTAGAAACATAATGCTTTGCCCATGTGTCATATTTCTCAATCGTCTCTTTCAGAATAAAGTGTTCGTTAAGATAGTTCTCTAATTCTAACGGCAAGAGGTAATTACGTTCATTTGCATCTGCATACCAAAAAGAATTATTACTAACTTTTCCTGAAGCCATATCTTTTACGTACTCATTTAGGGGACTTTCAATAGTATTCCTCCCGGTGCTTTCTTTTAGATAGAAATTAAAGAGCCAACCCCAAGAAGACACCACTATGTCACTATTAGTGTTCTTCTCCACAATCTCGGCAGATATCTCTCTAAATTGTGACTTGGAAACTTTGCTATAATATTCCTTGACCACAAATAAATTAATCAATGACAAAATAACAACTGCCGTTAGCACAAATTTTCGCGCAATCGTATTTCTTATTGAACCGATAGCGATTGCTAATATCATAGTTATTGCTGCTGTAGCACTCACGAAGTAACGTGCAAGCATCAAACTGATGTCCATATAACTTTTGACTACGATGAATACAAAAAACACAAAAGTCCATCCAAATAATACTACAAAACTCAATTGGAGCTTGTCCTCATGTATTTTCTTGATGTCTGTAGATTTCTCGTAATTAAAGACTTTAAAGATGTAGTAAATGAATAAAATAAGAAAAATGAACTTTGTAAATTCAAAATCACCTAAGAAATTTGTTATCAAATCAGTTACCGATGTTGGGCCTGGAGCCGGCACCCAAAATGATTTGAAGTTCAGTAACTTCACAAGCATTTTGTAATTTGGTGCAAATAGTAAAAGTGCTAAAATTCCTGAAATAATTGAGAATTTCAAAATCTTTATACGCTCTTCCTTTGCTTGTGTTGCAATGAAAAACAGAATAATAATGACTTGCGAAAGAATATTTACAAAAGTGAAAAAGTTTGTATTTAATGCAAATCCTGTAAAAAGTCCGTAATATAAAGCTGTTTTGAGACTTGGAAATTTTACAAAACGAATCAATGCCCAGAAGGAGAGTATTATTGCAAAAAGGTAAAATCCATAAGGTCTTGCATCTTGTGATATAAAGATATTATATTCATTTACACACAAAAGTACTGCAGCAATAAGTCCTATATTTTTATAAAACAGTTCTTTTCCTAGCAAATAGATTGCATAAACTGAGGCTATTCCTGACAATGCCGAGAAAAACCGCGCAGTCCATTCAGAATAGCCTAAAAAGAAATAAAATCCTTTTAATAGATAGAAATACAAATATGGAAATCCTTCTCTCAACTCCATTTCAAAGTAAAATTGTGCAGACGGCATGCTTGGATCAGACATATTGAGAGTAAAAATCTCGTCTACCCAAAGACTTTGAAAATCAAGACGGTAAAGTCTAAGAAATGCTGCTACGAGTAAAATCAGTATTAAATACCCATTTTCTTTTACCGTATTAATAATTCTGTTCATTTGTAGGTTTTTTATAAAAATATTATCTAGACTCTTCTAAGTATTTAATTTGCTTTTGCTGATTCAAATTGAAGAAATTGATTGACAACAACCTCGGTATCCAACTCATAATACAAAGGCAATCTCAACAACCTATCAGTAAACTTTTGAGTGTTTTCTAAAAATCTACCATCGTGTTTGTCTTTGTAAAATGCACTTTCGTGAAGACTGATATAATGAAAAACCGCCATGATATTCTCAGCTTTTAGCTTTCCGATGATCGCAGATCGTTGATCTTCACTCTCACATATAAGATAAAACATGTGTGCGTTATTCGTGCTATACTCGGGCACAAAAGGCAACAAGATATTGTTGGATTTTGCCCAATCTGCAAGCTTCTCTTTATAATTATTCCAATGCATTTTTCTCTGATCTTGAATTTTATCAAGATTTTCAAGTTGTGCCCATAAAAAAGCTGCAATAATTTCGGATGGCAGGAACGAACTTCCCACATCTACCCAACCATATTTGTCAACTTCACCTTTAAAGAAAGCAGATCTATTTGTTCCTTTTTCCCAAAGAATTTCGGCTCTATCGCAAAATTGTGGGTCGTTTATGGCAAGCATTCCGCCTTCGCCCGAAATAATGTTTTTGGTTTCGTGAAAAGAAAATGCAGACAAATGTCCGATAGATCCCAAAGGCTGCGAACCATTCTTACCAATATAAAAATTGTCGATCGCTTGTGCAGCATCTTCAACAACAAAAAGATTATGACGTTTTGCAATATCCATAATTGTGTCCATTTCGCAAGCAACACCTGCATAATGTACAACTACAATCGCTTTGGTTTTATCTGTAATCAGCGCTTCAATACGAGTTTCATCAATATTAGGATGGTCTGCTCTACTATCTGCAAAAATGATCTTCGCGCCTCTTAAAACAAAAGCATTTGCTGTCGAAACAAAGGTATAAGATGGCATAATTACCTCATCATCTTCTTTGATATTCAACAATATTGCAGCCATTTCTAGCGCATCTGTGCACGAAGTGGTAAGCAAACATTTCTTGAAATGATAGCGCTCTTCAAAAAACTTCTGACATAACTGAGTATACTTGCCATTGCCCGAAATCTTTCCAGATTTTACAGCATCTTCAATGTAAAAAGTCTCTTTTCCAGTTAAAAACGGTTTGTTAAATGGTATCATTTTTCCAATAATGTGTTATAGGTGTGATGGACAAAATCGAGTATCCCTTTTTGGTATAAAACCCGCAGGCATCTAGATTTTCTTGTTGCGTTGGTATCTGAAGT comes from the Flavobacterium ardleyense genome and includes:
- a CDS encoding DUF1972 domain-containing protein, which codes for MKIAILGTRGVPNYYGGFEQFAEFFSVYLVQQGHDVSVYNSHNHPYQEIDFHGVKIIHQNDPEHKMGTFGQFIYDYNCIMDSRKRNFDIILQLGYTSNSIWYFLLPKNSIIITNMDGLEWKRSKYSAKVRQFLKFAERLAAMSSDHLVSDSLGIQTFLQKQYKKESTYIAYGAHAFYNPNVEMLKDYNVEVGNYNMVMARFEPENNMDMVLEGVALNSEQDQTPILVIGNHDTKYGEYLKSKFKQYPFIRFVGGIYNLEHLNNLRNYSKLYFHGHSVGGTNPSLLEAMASNALIAAHNNDFNRGVLKDNAFYFKDAKEVQTLLNTAKRSEKLNWIKNNFEAIENDFNWDKINGQYLELFEKCLSESKKRNASK
- a CDS encoding glycosyltransferase family 4 protein, whose product is MKNILFLHQSAELYGSDKTILMFICSLDKTKYKPIVVIPFEGPLTDELRKNDITVIIAPVLKLYRKMFTPAGILKFAQEYQDGMKALEDLHKKYNFSLVYSHTLAVLIGILFARKFNIKHLWHVQEILAKPKLINQTFKKLLSSEYNDVAIYDSKETMRFWIEGNDKLTAKSDFVWNGLDVSKYEEISTETIENIRTKFFKVSNEQTVIGLVGRINSWKGQQLLLEAFNKIATKYPEIKLVFIGSAPPNQEFFEEDLIARVAEFKLQERVVIIPFQTNINDFWASIDIASVPSTEPEPFGMVAIEAMLHAKPVVAANHGGLTEIVLPGETGFLFENNNADSLAEYLEKLIVDKDLQNRFGKAGKERVYSTFTLEKHTEKIEKIFEEILD
- a CDS encoding acyltransferase, producing the protein MLKKTLQKILHKKGKTYEIDSNIPDGLILYTFQTRLFMLLRGILFLRKKVFLGADVKIRNKSNFAFGSNVTIEAHTILDGYASNKIILGDNAKIGMYSKLLSTSHLATYGKGMTMGNNSAVGDFCHFGAPGGITIGNDVIMGSFVSFHSENHNFRDTSKLIREQGVNSKGIILGNNIWVGARVTFLDGCQIGDNCVVAAGAVVNGIFPANSVIGGVPAKVIKAIV
- a CDS encoding oligosaccharide flippase family protein; translation: MIKAKLRNLYRNKKLSDLSVYGFGQAFNLVTPILVVPYIIAICGIENYGKIGVALSLAFFLIVFIDYGSEIISVREISLQRDNKVTVSEIFSTTQLAKTIMLFIIIGFCSILFFTIPYFKDEFLLYIFTLSILVGQVLNPVWFLQGVENYKLITVVNVASKLLYLSFIFFFIREEGDYVFVNLYWGLGAIIANVGMLIYLNIHYKFKILSKNFVSARKYIVQNFQIFTSQLFTSLQMYLPIMLIGWLGSNVMAGQYKVIEQIVGIFRTYILLSFNFLYPKICYGMQESYKRTVKYWAVSNGINAVFIFVCLIVIATYKVEIINYFTKADMLKLTALLLLALLIPAIQALQVPLKQLLLAMNHNKVYVRISFVQTLLILLLVVVSLVYYELFAVIWAIIISELIISFAYLFFVLRYKER
- a CDS encoding glycosyltransferase family 39 protein — encoded protein: MNRIINTVKENGYLILILLVAAFLRLYRLDFQSLWVDEIFTLNMSDPSMPSAQFYFEMELREGFPYLYFYLLKGFYFFLGYSEWTARFFSALSGIASVYAIYLLGKELFYKNIGLIAAVLLCVNEYNIFISQDARPYGFYLFAIILSFWALIRFVKFPSLKTALYYGLFTGFALNTNFFTFVNILSQVIIILFFIATQAKEERIKILKFSIISGILALLLFAPNYKMLVKLLNFKSFWVPAPGPTSVTDLITNFLGDFEFTKFIFLILFIYYIFKVFNYEKSTDIKKIHEDKLQLSFVVLFGWTFVFFVFIVVKSYMDISLMLARYFVSATAAITMILAIAIGSIRNTIARKFVLTAVVILSLINLFVVKEYYSKVSKSQFREISAEIVEKNTNSDIVVSSWGWLFNFYLKESTGRNTIESPLNEYVKDMASGKVSNNSFWYADANERNYLLPLELENYLNEHFILKETIEKYDTWAKHYVSKNGDSPFLNMNLFQDAQFDGSGAMIFVSNSTYTYPKMTLAKGNYSIIMRGKSLPAEPINNENAHFNIIINGEVVGSGFLDNKENNSGLVVNYTSEVNQMIVLKIEYDNDVNINGNDRNAIVNSVQINKQK
- the rffA gene encoding dTDP-4-amino-4,6-dideoxygalactose transaminase; protein product: MIPFNKPFLTGKETFYIEDAVKSGKISGNGKYTQLCQKFFEERYHFKKCLLTTSCTDALEMAAILLNIKEDDEVIMPSYTFVSTANAFVLRGAKIIFADSRADHPNIDETRIEALITDKTKAIVVVHYAGVACEMDTIMDIAKRHNLFVVEDAAQAIDNFYIGKNGSQPLGSIGHLSAFSFHETKNIISGEGGMLAINDPQFCDRAEILWEKGTNRSAFFKGEVDKYGWVDVGSSFLPSEIIAAFLWAQLENLDKIQDQRKMHWNNYKEKLADWAKSNNILLPFVPEYSTNNAHMFYLICESEDQRSAIIGKLKAENIMAVFHYISLHESAFYKDKHDGRFLENTQKFTDRLLRLPLYYELDTEVVVNQFLQFESAKAN